The Rhinoraja longicauda isolate Sanriku21f chromosome 19, sRhiLon1.1, whole genome shotgun sequence genome includes a window with the following:
- the LOC144602758 gene encoding E3 ubiquitin-protein ligase TRIM39-like — protein MASIDVLQSMKDEALCPICLEFFVQPVTIDCGHNFCRTCIVRHWQSERGPATCPQCRALLPDKTLRHNRFVSNIVENVMKLRVDEAVVQTELRCQEHDERLKVYCSDDQRPICVVCATSRHHHGHSTSPLGEAAELHKGMLRKEIESLSEHMLNCCESQDEEEADVNKLKKESAALQKNIESKFEELHQFLHQEEKMLKTLLEQKQNAILQQKDENLKNISEQHASLKEAILDMQENLSLEDAEFMQDIKNILGRCENMQFQRPARVSIDLSQDDFSGPFQFSLWKRMLKLINPVPIKLKLNPNTAHPRLILSSDLTAIRLGAKQMVPDRPERFVQWHGVLASQGFNTGSHYWEVEVGRNTMWSVGVVKASVPRKAEFTPEQKSGAWVLWRLGEEYTTMSSPRTALPVPVKPQRLGVYLNYEAGQVTLYNADYMSHLYTFTDKFTEKLYPFFLTGCNIDSLQIVHLHI, from the exons ATGGCGAGTATAGACGTGCTACAGTCCATGAAAGATGAGGCGCTTTGCCCCATCTGCTTGGAGTTCTTTGTCCAGCCTGTAACCATAGACTGCGGCCACAATTTCTGCCGGACCTGCATCGTCCGGCACTGGCAGTCGGAGCGAGGGCCGGCCACTTGTCCGCAGTGCCGGGCGCTGCTGCCCGACAAGACGCTCAGACACAACCGGTTCGTGTCCAACATCGTGGAGAATGTAATGAAGCTCAGAGTGGACGAGGCGGTGGTTCAGACGGAGCTCCGCTGCCAGGAGCACGACGAGAGGCTGAAGGTTTACTGCAGCGATGACCAGAGGCCGATCTGTGTGGTGTGTGCCACGTCCCGCCATCACCACGGCCACTCCACCAGCCCGCTTGGCGAGGCCGCTGAACTCCATAAG GGAATGCTACGGAAAGAAATAGAGTCCCTCAGTGAACACATGCTTAATTGCTGTGAAAGTCAGGATGAAGAAGAAGCAGATGTAAATAAACTGAAG AAAGAATCTGCGGCTCTGCAGAAGAACATTGAATCTAAGTTCGAAGAACTGCACCAGTTTCTGCACCAGgaagagaaaatgctgaaaacattactgGAGCAAAAGCAAAATGCTATATTGCAACAAAAAGATGAAAATCTAAAGAACATCTCCGAACAGCATGCATCACTTAAGGAAGCAATCTTGGACATGCAAGAAAATCTGAGTCTGGAAGATGCAGAGTTTATGCag GATATTAAAAATATTCTTGGCCG GTGTGAAAACATGCAGTTCCAAAGACCCGCCAGAGTTTCCATTGACCTCAGTCAAGATGATTTCAGCGGCCCCTTTCAGTTCAGCCTGTGGAAACGGATGCTGAAGCTAATTAATCCAG TCCCGATCAAACTGAAGCTGAATCCGAACACTGCGCATCCGAGACTCATCCTGTCCAGTGACCTGACAGCCATCAGACTCGGTGCTAAACAGATGGTCCCTGACAGACCAGAGCGATTTGTGCAGTGGCACGGTGTCCTGGCTTCTCAGGGCTTCAACACTGGGAGCCACTACTGGGAGGTAGAGGTCGGAAGGAACActatgtggagtgtgggagtggtaaAGGCATCGGTACCGAGGAAAGCGGAGTTCACACCGGAGCAGAAATCCGGAGCCTGGGTATTGTGGCGTCTGGGAGAGGAATATACCACTATGTCTTCACCACGTACTGCCCTCCCTGTTCCAGTCAAACCCCAGAGATTGGGCGTCTACCTGAACTATGAGGCTGGCCAGGTGACACTGTACAATGCCGATTACATGTCACATCTGTACACTTTCACGGACAAGTTCACGGAGAAACTCTATCCTTTCTTCTTAACGGGCTGCAATATTGATTCATTGCAAATAGTCCACTTGCATATATAG